A single genomic interval of Zunongwangia sp. HGR-M22 harbors:
- the lpxD gene encoding UDP-3-O-(3-hydroxymyristoyl)glucosamine N-acyltransferase: MKFPQTHTIEQIATIISCKFVGDRNFPVEGINEIHVVTAGDIVFVDHPKYYDKALNSAATVILINKEVECPEGKALLISDDPFRDFNKLAKYFKPFEKATEKIASSAKIGQGTHIQPTAFIGNNVIIGKNCRIDANVSINDHTIIGDNVIIQAGTVIGGDAFYYKTRLEGFDRLLSSGRVVLENDVEIGCNCTIDRGVTGDTLIKRGTKIDNLVQVGHDTVIGEKCLIASQVGIAGCVIVEDQVTLWGQVGVRSDVTIAKGSIMMGQTGVTKNSKPGVTYWGTPLQEMRSYLVEQAYLKKLPEFMKNSNKK, translated from the coding sequence ATGAAGTTTCCACAAACACATACCATAGAGCAAATTGCCACGATCATTTCGTGCAAATTTGTTGGCGATAGAAATTTTCCGGTAGAAGGAATAAACGAGATTCATGTTGTTACTGCAGGTGATATTGTCTTTGTAGACCATCCCAAATATTATGATAAAGCACTAAACTCTGCTGCTACCGTTATTCTAATTAATAAGGAAGTTGAATGTCCAGAAGGAAAAGCTTTGCTAATTTCAGATGATCCTTTCAGGGACTTTAATAAGCTTGCTAAATATTTTAAACCTTTTGAAAAAGCGACTGAAAAAATAGCTTCTTCAGCAAAAATAGGGCAGGGGACTCATATTCAACCAACAGCTTTTATAGGGAACAATGTAATTATCGGTAAAAATTGTAGAATTGATGCTAACGTTAGCATAAACGATCATACGATAATAGGCGATAATGTGATTATTCAGGCTGGTACTGTAATTGGCGGAGATGCTTTTTATTATAAAACTCGTCTAGAAGGTTTTGATCGCTTGCTTTCTAGCGGTCGCGTAGTTTTAGAAAATGATGTAGAAATTGGTTGTAACTGCACTATAGATCGCGGGGTAACAGGAGATACTTTAATTAAAAGAGGGACTAAAATAGATAATTTGGTTCAGGTGGGGCATGATACTGTTATTGGTGAGAAATGTCTTATAGCTTCACAAGTTGGTATTGCTGGTTGCGTAATTGTTGAAGACCAGGTTACACTTTGGGGCCAAGTAGGGGTAAGAAGCGATGTTACTATAGCCAAAGGTTCTATAATGATGGGGCAAACCGGTGTTACTAAAAACTCTAAACCGGGAGTTACGTATTGGGGTACTCCACTACAAGAAATGCGTTCGTATTTAGTAGAACAGGCTTATCTAAAAAAATTACCTGAATTTATGAAGAATTCAAATAAAAAATAA
- the efp gene encoding elongation factor P codes for MASTSDIRNGLCIRYNHDIYKIVEFLHVKPGKGPAFVRTKLKSVTTGKVVDNTFSAGHKIDDVRVETHKYQFLYQDGEFYHFMHVEDYTQIRLLESALDMPQLLKEGEVLTVIINTEDNMPLSTEMPASVVLEVAHTEPGVKGNTATNATKPATVETGAEVNVPLFINEGDKIRIETEKGTYKERIKE; via the coding sequence ATGGCCAGTACAAGCGATATTAGAAACGGACTTTGCATAAGATATAACCACGATATTTATAAGATTGTTGAATTTCTTCATGTAAAGCCGGGTAAAGGTCCAGCTTTTGTTAGAACTAAATTAAAAAGTGTAACCACAGGAAAGGTTGTTGATAATACATTTTCAGCAGGACACAAAATTGATGATGTTCGTGTAGAAACACATAAATATCAGTTTTTGTATCAGGATGGGGAGTTTTATCATTTTATGCATGTAGAAGATTATACACAAATAAGACTTCTAGAAAGTGCTTTGGATATGCCGCAATTACTTAAAGAAGGCGAAGTGCTAACTGTTATAATCAATACTGAAGATAATATGCCGCTTTCTACAGAGATGCCTGCAAGCGTAGTTCTAGAAGTTGCGCATACCGAGCCTGGTGTTAAAGGAAATACAGCAACAAACGCTACTAAACCTGCAACCGTAGAGACTGGAGCTGAGGTTAACGTTCCTTTGTTTATAAATGAAGGTGATAAGATTAGAATCGAAACAGAAAAAGGAACTTACAAAGAAAGAATTAAAGAATAA
- the lpxA gene encoding acyl-ACP--UDP-N-acetylglucosamine O-acyltransferase: protein MNQPLAYVHPGAKIAKNVVIEPFATIHNNVVIGEGSWIGSNVTIMEGARIGKNCSIFPGAVISAIPQDKKFDDEDTTTIIGDNTTIRECVTINRGTSDRMKTVIGNNCWIMAYCHIAHDCIVGDNCIFSNNSTLAGHINVGDHVVLAGMAAIQQFCSIGKHAFVTGGSLVRKDVPPFVKAGREPLSYVGINSIGLRRRGFTTEKIREIQDIYRILYQRNYNNTQAVTIIEAEMQATAERDEILEFIKNSQRGIMKGYFSSN, encoded by the coding sequence ATGAATCAACCTTTAGCATATGTGCATCCGGGAGCGAAAATTGCCAAAAATGTGGTAATTGAGCCATTTGCAACGATTCATAATAATGTGGTTATTGGCGAAGGAAGCTGGATAGGCTCTAATGTAACCATTATGGAGGGAGCACGCATAGGGAAAAATTGTAGTATTTTTCCTGGTGCGGTAATATCTGCAATTCCACAGGATAAAAAATTTGATGACGAGGATACCACTACCATCATCGGAGATAATACAACAATAAGAGAGTGTGTTACCATCAATAGAGGAACATCAGATCGAATGAAAACTGTGATAGGTAATAATTGCTGGATTATGGCGTACTGCCATATTGCTCACGATTGTATTGTGGGTGATAATTGTATCTTTTCCAATAATAGTACCTTAGCAGGACATATAAATGTAGGCGATCATGTTGTGCTTGCAGGAATGGCTGCAATCCAACAGTTTTGTAGCATAGGTAAGCATGCCTTTGTAACTGGTGGATCATTGGTTAGAAAAGACGTACCACCATTTGTAAAAGCCGGTCGTGAGCCACTTTCCTACGTGGGTATCAATTCTATAGGTCTTAGAAGAAGAGGATTTACTACTGAGAAGATTAGAGAAATTCAGGATATTTATAGAATTTTATATCAAAGAAATTATAACAATACGCAGGCTGTAACCATTATTGAAGCTGAAATGCAGGCCACAGCCGAGCGTGACGAAATATTAGAATTTATTAAAAACTCGCAGCGAGGTATCATGAAGGGATATTTCAGCTCGAACTAA
- a CDS encoding bifunctional UDP-3-O-[3-hydroxymyristoyl] N-acetylglucosamine deacetylase/3-hydroxyacyl-ACP dehydratase, producing MAEKVFKQQTIQNEVSLEGVGLHTGKQVKLTFKPAPENTGYVFKRVDLEGEPTIEADVTYVVDTRRGTNLEKNGVKIQTSEHVLAACVGLEIDNIIIELDASEPPIMDGSSKYFVEALENAGIKEQDKDKEEYVINQVICYRDEETGSEIVVMPADTYKVTTMVDFGTKVLGTQNASIEHVSEFKDNISNARTFSFLHEIEELLKHGLIKGGDLNNAIVYVDKEIGEDTLKKLRVAFNRDEISVKPNGILDNLTLHYPNEAARHKLLDVLGDLALIGTRIRGKVIATKPGHYVNTEFAKKLAKFIKEEKRNKVPKVDLNAKPIMDVNDIMETLPHRSPFLLVDKIYELTDSTVVGVKNVTMNEPFFVGHFPGKPVMPGVLQVEAMAQTGGILALKSVPDPENYLTYFMKIDNVRFKQQVVPGDTLIFKLELLAPIRRGICQMQAYAYANGKLATEAILMAQIVKSK from the coding sequence ATGGCTGAAAAAGTATTTAAGCAGCAAACTATTCAAAATGAAGTTTCACTCGAAGGAGTAGGACTGCATACAGGAAAACAAGTAAAACTTACCTTTAAACCAGCGCCAGAGAATACAGGTTACGTCTTTAAAAGAGTAGATCTTGAAGGAGAACCTACTATAGAAGCCGATGTAACTTACGTTGTTGATACTAGAAGAGGAACAAATCTTGAAAAGAACGGAGTTAAAATTCAAACTTCAGAACATGTGCTTGCCGCATGTGTAGGATTAGAAATCGACAATATTATTATTGAATTGGATGCTTCAGAACCACCAATTATGGATGGTTCATCAAAATACTTTGTAGAAGCTTTAGAGAACGCTGGCATCAAAGAGCAGGATAAAGATAAAGAGGAGTATGTAATCAATCAGGTAATTTGCTATCGTGACGAAGAAACTGGCAGTGAAATTGTAGTGATGCCTGCAGATACTTACAAAGTTACTACAATGGTTGATTTTGGAACTAAAGTTTTGGGAACGCAGAATGCTTCTATAGAACACGTTTCAGAATTTAAAGATAATATATCGAACGCGCGTACCTTCAGCTTTCTTCATGAAATAGAAGAGTTATTAAAACACGGCTTAATTAAGGGTGGTGATTTAAATAATGCTATAGTTTATGTAGATAAAGAAATTGGCGAGGATACTTTAAAGAAATTACGAGTAGCGTTTAATCGTGACGAAATTTCGGTAAAACCTAATGGAATTTTAGATAATCTTACACTACATTATCCTAATGAAGCAGCACGGCATAAATTATTAGATGTCTTAGGAGATTTAGCACTTATTGGTACTAGAATAAGAGGTAAAGTTATCGCTACCAAACCAGGACACTATGTGAATACTGAGTTTGCTAAAAAACTGGCGAAATTTATAAAAGAAGAGAAGCGTAATAAAGTACCAAAAGTCGATTTAAATGCGAAGCCAATAATGGACGTTAACGACATTATGGAAACGCTTCCGCATCGTTCACCGTTTTTACTTGTAGATAAAATTTACGAATTGACAGATTCTACTGTTGTGGGGGTTAAAAACGTTACAATGAATGAGCCCTTCTTTGTGGGGCATTTCCCAGGTAAACCTGTAATGCCAGGTGTTCTGCAAGTAGAAGCTATGGCACAAACGGGTGGTATATTAGCGCTAAAATCTGTACCAGATCCAGAAAACTATCTTACGTATTTTATGAAAATTGATAATGTAAGATTTAAGCAGCAAGTAGTACCTGGGGACACTTTAATATTTAAATTAGAACTTTTAGCGCCAATTAGAAGAGGTATTTGCCAAATGCAGGCGTATGCATATGCAAATGGAAAGCTGGCTACAGAGGCTATTTTAATGGCACAAATTGTAAAATCAAAATAA
- the lpxD gene encoding UDP-3-O-(3-hydroxymyristoyl)glucosamine N-acyltransferase: MKFKASQIAEILEGTIEGNPDAEVSELAKIEEGKEGSLTFLSNPKYTSYIYSTKASITIVNDSFEADEPINTTLIKVKDAYKAFSTLLEYYNQVKLRKSGIEKPSYISDSAEYGEDIYLGAFTYLGDNVKIGNNVKIYPYAYVGDNTVIGDNSTLFAGVKVYSETVIGENVTLHGGCIIGADGFGFSPNEKGEYSKVPQIGNVIIEDNVDIGAGTTIDRATLGSTIIRKGVKLDNHIQIAHNVEIGEHTVIAAQTGVAGSTKIGKNCIIGGQVGIVGHITIGDRAKIQAQSGIGRNVKDDEVLQGSPAIGYSDFNKSFIHFKNLPKTVDLLHQLDKKVNKNG; encoded by the coding sequence ATGAAATTTAAAGCATCACAAATAGCCGAAATTCTCGAAGGGACAATAGAAGGTAATCCCGATGCAGAGGTTTCAGAATTGGCTAAGATTGAAGAAGGAAAAGAAGGATCGCTTACTTTTTTAAGCAATCCTAAGTATACCTCGTATATATATAGCACAAAAGCATCAATTACTATTGTTAATGATAGCTTTGAAGCAGATGAGCCTATTAATACTACACTTATTAAAGTAAAGGATGCCTATAAAGCATTTTCTACTTTATTAGAATACTACAATCAGGTAAAACTTCGCAAAAGCGGTATTGAGAAACCTAGTTATATTTCAGATTCTGCAGAATATGGTGAAGATATTTATTTGGGAGCATTTACCTATTTGGGAGATAATGTGAAAATAGGTAATAATGTGAAGATTTATCCTTACGCCTATGTAGGCGACAATACGGTAATTGGCGATAATTCAACATTATTTGCAGGAGTAAAAGTATATTCGGAAACCGTTATTGGTGAAAATGTAACCTTACACGGTGGATGTATTATAGGCGCTGATGGATTTGGATTTAGTCCGAACGAGAAAGGAGAATATTCTAAAGTACCGCAAATAGGAAATGTTATTATTGAAGATAACGTTGATATAGGTGCCGGGACAACTATAGATAGAGCAACCTTAGGATCTACGATCATAAGAAAAGGAGTGAAACTGGATAATCATATCCAAATAGCGCATAATGTAGAAATTGGCGAGCATACGGTAATTGCCGCACAAACAGGTGTAGCCGGTTCTACTAAAATTGGCAAAAACTGTATTATTGGTGGCCAGGTTGGTATTGTGGGGCATATTACTATAGGAGATAGAGCTAAAATCCAGGCACAAAGTGGTATTGGTCGAAATGTTAAAGATGATGAAGTGTTACAAGGCTCACCGGCTATAGGATATTCAGATTTTAATAAATCCTTTATTCATTTTAAAAACTTACCTAAAACTGTTGATTTATTACATCAGTTGGATAAAAAAGTAAATAAGAATGGCTGA